The Nostoc cf. commune SO-36 genomic sequence AGGTATGGAGCGAATTGCAAATTGTGCTTACAAGGTTCTTGGCAATCGGCCTAACTGGATTAATCAAGCCAGGGAAGCCAAAGTTACCCCTTATCTTAGTTATCAGCAGAAGCAAGAATTAAATCTTAATCAACATCCCCCCCAACCCCTGGCTTTAGATGCTACTCCTGGGCAAGCTTTAGCTTGGGCAACAAAAAATTACCTGCCCTTCCGTCGCTGGGAAGTTATTAAGCAATCTGCCGTTGCAACAAAAATTAGTGATAGTTGGCGGATAGCTTTGTTGAGTGGATGCTCCAGCACTACCCCCAAATGCAGGTAGACTCAGTAGAAAATTCCTACCTCAACTACAGCTTTGCATCAAAAGTACAAAATCTTTGCCAAGAAAGTCCTGTTTTTTGGGTTGTGGTCGATGGCTTAGGATGGTTAGATCATCTAGAACTTTTGGCTTTACTCACGAATAATTACAAACTAGCTGTAGAAACTGCCATTGAGCCTCGGTTTAGTATTCTGCCCACTAAAACAGAGTATGCCAAATGGAGCCTATATGCTCAATTGTTGCCGATGATTCTGCTTGGGTTGCGGATGCTGGCAAAGCTTTTGTGAAAATGGGTATGGGCAAACGTTATACAGATAGACAAGTTGACAGACTTTACAGCGCTTTGAGAAAAAAGACTTCTAAGTTGTATTGTTGGGATACAGATA encodes the following:
- a CDS encoding PglZ domain-containing protein; amino-acid sequence: MQVDSVENSYLNYSFASKVQNLCQESPVFWVVVDGLGWLDHLELLALLTNNYKLAVETAIEPRFSILPTKTEYAKWSLYAQLLPMILLGLRMLAKLL